A genomic segment from Gopherus evgoodei ecotype Sinaloan lineage chromosome 6, rGopEvg1_v1.p, whole genome shotgun sequence encodes:
- the MIER3 gene encoding mesoderm induction early response protein 3 isoform X1, with product MAEASFGSSSPVGSLSSEDHDFDPTAEMLVHDYDDERTLEEEEMMEEGKNFSSEIEDLEKEGSMPLEDLLAFYGYEPTIPVIAGSSADSSPSELADELPDMTLDKEEIAKDLLSGDDEETQSSADDLTPSVTSHEATDFFPRPLRSNTTYDGDKESDGEDVEADTGNSSEDLRKEIMVGSQYQAEIPPYLGKFSDDEKVYENEDQLLWRPEVVSEIKVKEYLFETSLRTGNEKNIGRIPEGIHTRDNEQALYELLKCNHNIKEAIERYCSNGKASQEEMTAWTEEECRNFEHALLIYGKDFHLIQKNKVRTRTVAECVAFYYMWKKSERYDYFAQQTRFGKKRYNHHPGVTDYMDRLVDEAEALGGAVHSSALTSNSRTEPIPDQQLSILNSITANDLTALTNSVATVCHSTDVNCLEDAFSPLDSLPRAPVNHVPVVTEELLTLPNNGESDCFNLFETGFYHSELNPMNMCSEESERPAKRLKMGIAVPESFMNDVSVNNLGVDFENHTHHITSAKMAVSVADFSSLSANETNGFISAHTLHQHTALHSE from the exons ATGGCGGAG GCTTCCTTTGGAAGTTCGAGCCCAG TTGGCTCTTTATCTTCTGAGGATCATGATTTTGACCCTACTGCTGAAATGTTGGTGCATGACTATGATGATGAGAGAACTCTTGAAGAGGAGGAAATGATGGAGGAGGGCAAAAACTTCAGCTCTGAAATTGAAGATTTAGAAAAG GAAGGAAGCATGCCTTTAGAAGATTTATTGGCTTTCTATGGCTATGAACCTACAATTCCAGTTATAGCAGGTTCCAGTGCAGATAGCTCCCCAAGTGAACTTGCGGATGAGCTGCCAGATATGACTCTGGACAAA GAGGAAATAGCTAAAGACCTCTTGTCAGGTGATGACGAAGAAACACAGTCTTCTGCTGATGACTTGACACCATCAGTTACTTCACATGAAGCTACAGACTTCTTTCCTCGACCATTAAGAT CAAACACTACATATGATGGAGATAAGGAATCGGATGGTGAAGATGTTGAGGCAGACACTGGTAATTCATCTGAAGATTTGAGGAAG GAAATAATGGTTGGTTCACAGTATCAGGCTGAAATACCACCTTACCTGGGCAAGTTCAGTGATGATGAAAAGG TGTATGAAAATGAAGATCAGTTACTTTGGAGACCTGAGGTGGTTTCAGAGATTAAGGTTAAAGAATACCTTTTTGAGACCTCGTTAAGAactggaaatgaaaaaaatattggaaGAATTCCTGAAGGAATACACACACGGGACAATGAACAA GCACTCTATGAACTACTCAAATGTAACCATAATATAAAAGAAGCAATTGAGAGGTATTGCTCAAATGGAAAGGCATCTCAAG AAGAGATGACAGCTTGGACAGAAGAAGAATGCAGAAACTTTGAACATGCACTTCTGATTTATGGGAAAGATTTTCATCTCATACAGAAAAATAAG GTGAGAACTAGAACAGTTGCTGAATGTGTAGCATTCTACTATATGTGGAAGAAATCAGAACGTTATGATTACTTCGCTCAGCAAACAAGGTTTGGAAAGAAGAGGTACAACCATCATCCAGGGGTCAC GGACTATATGGATCGGTTGGTAGATGAAGCAGAAGCTCTTGGTGGAGCAGTACATTCTTCAGCCTTAACTTCTAATAGCAGAACAGAGCCCATTCCAGATCAACAGCTCAGCATTCTGAACTCTATCACTGCCAATGACTTGACAG CATTGACCAATAGTGTAGCTACAGTCTGCCACTCTACAGATGTGAACTGCTTGGAAGATGCCTTTTCTCCTCTGGACAGCTTACCCCGAGCACCAGTTAATCATGTGCCTGTTGTAACAGAAGAGTTGCTTACCTTGCCTAATAATGGTGAAAGtgattgttttaatttatttgagACTGGATTTTATCACTCGGAGTTAAACCCAATGAACATGTGCAGTGAAGAGTCAGAGAGACCTGCCAAGAGATTAAAAATGGGGATTGCAGTCCCTGAATCCTTTATGAACGATGTTTCTGTAAATAACTTGGGTGTGGACTTTGAGAACCACACACATCATATTACCAGTGCCAAAATGGCTGTCTCAGTGGCTGACTTTAGCAGTCTATCTGCAAATGAGACAAATGGTTTCATCAGTGCCCATACTCTACACCAACATACTGCTCTTCACTCAGAATGA
- the MIER3 gene encoding mesoderm induction early response protein 3 isoform X2, which yields MAEASFGSSSPVGSLSSEDHDFDPTAEMLVHDYDDERTLEEEEMMEEGKNFSSEIEDLEKEGSMPLEDLLAFYGYEPTIPVIAGSSADSSPSELADELPDMTLDKEEIAKDLLSGDDEETQSSADDLTPSVTSHEATDFFPRPLRSNTTYDGDKESDGEDVEADTGNSSEDLRKEIMVGSQYQAEIPPYLGKFSDDEKVYENEDQLLWRPEVVSEIKVKEYLFETSLRTGNEKNIGRIPEGIHTRDNEQALYELLKCNHNIKEAIERYCSNGKASQEMTAWTEEECRNFEHALLIYGKDFHLIQKNKVRTRTVAECVAFYYMWKKSERYDYFAQQTRFGKKRYNHHPGVTDYMDRLVDEAEALGGAVHSSALTSNSRTEPIPDQQLSILNSITANDLTALTNSVATVCHSTDVNCLEDAFSPLDSLPRAPVNHVPVVTEELLTLPNNGESDCFNLFETGFYHSELNPMNMCSEESERPAKRLKMGIAVPESFMNDVSVNNLGVDFENHTHHITSAKMAVSVADFSSLSANETNGFISAHTLHQHTALHSE from the exons ATGGCGGAG GCTTCCTTTGGAAGTTCGAGCCCAG TTGGCTCTTTATCTTCTGAGGATCATGATTTTGACCCTACTGCTGAAATGTTGGTGCATGACTATGATGATGAGAGAACTCTTGAAGAGGAGGAAATGATGGAGGAGGGCAAAAACTTCAGCTCTGAAATTGAAGATTTAGAAAAG GAAGGAAGCATGCCTTTAGAAGATTTATTGGCTTTCTATGGCTATGAACCTACAATTCCAGTTATAGCAGGTTCCAGTGCAGATAGCTCCCCAAGTGAACTTGCGGATGAGCTGCCAGATATGACTCTGGACAAA GAGGAAATAGCTAAAGACCTCTTGTCAGGTGATGACGAAGAAACACAGTCTTCTGCTGATGACTTGACACCATCAGTTACTTCACATGAAGCTACAGACTTCTTTCCTCGACCATTAAGAT CAAACACTACATATGATGGAGATAAGGAATCGGATGGTGAAGATGTTGAGGCAGACACTGGTAATTCATCTGAAGATTTGAGGAAG GAAATAATGGTTGGTTCACAGTATCAGGCTGAAATACCACCTTACCTGGGCAAGTTCAGTGATGATGAAAAGG TGTATGAAAATGAAGATCAGTTACTTTGGAGACCTGAGGTGGTTTCAGAGATTAAGGTTAAAGAATACCTTTTTGAGACCTCGTTAAGAactggaaatgaaaaaaatattggaaGAATTCCTGAAGGAATACACACACGGGACAATGAACAA GCACTCTATGAACTACTCAAATGTAACCATAATATAAAAGAAGCAATTGAGAGGTATTGCTCAAATGGAAAGGCATCTCAAG AGATGACAGCTTGGACAGAAGAAGAATGCAGAAACTTTGAACATGCACTTCTGATTTATGGGAAAGATTTTCATCTCATACAGAAAAATAAG GTGAGAACTAGAACAGTTGCTGAATGTGTAGCATTCTACTATATGTGGAAGAAATCAGAACGTTATGATTACTTCGCTCAGCAAACAAGGTTTGGAAAGAAGAGGTACAACCATCATCCAGGGGTCAC GGACTATATGGATCGGTTGGTAGATGAAGCAGAAGCTCTTGGTGGAGCAGTACATTCTTCAGCCTTAACTTCTAATAGCAGAACAGAGCCCATTCCAGATCAACAGCTCAGCATTCTGAACTCTATCACTGCCAATGACTTGACAG CATTGACCAATAGTGTAGCTACAGTCTGCCACTCTACAGATGTGAACTGCTTGGAAGATGCCTTTTCTCCTCTGGACAGCTTACCCCGAGCACCAGTTAATCATGTGCCTGTTGTAACAGAAGAGTTGCTTACCTTGCCTAATAATGGTGAAAGtgattgttttaatttatttgagACTGGATTTTATCACTCGGAGTTAAACCCAATGAACATGTGCAGTGAAGAGTCAGAGAGACCTGCCAAGAGATTAAAAATGGGGATTGCAGTCCCTGAATCCTTTATGAACGATGTTTCTGTAAATAACTTGGGTGTGGACTTTGAGAACCACACACATCATATTACCAGTGCCAAAATGGCTGTCTCAGTGGCTGACTTTAGCAGTCTATCTGCAAATGAGACAAATGGTTTCATCAGTGCCCATACTCTACACCAACATACTGCTCTTCACTCAGAATGA